The window ATGCAGGAGCCGTAAGGCCAATGGACCGTTCCCTCGTCGACATCAAAATTCGTGAGTTGATTGCCCCCTTCAACAAGAAGGACGTAATCGTGAAGGACGAGACGACCTTTGCTGGCGACCTCGAATTCGACAGCCTGACCGTGATGGACTTCGTCGCCGCGATCGAAGACGAATTCGACATCATCATCAGCATGAACCAGCAGGCGGAAATCGAAAATTTCGGCCAGCTGGTCGATGCTGTCGCCAAGATGCAGGCCGCAGCATGAGCGAAGGTATCATGCAGGCCGACAAGCCGGACACAGTCGTTGGCGGCGAGACCGACCTGTTCAGCAAGTTCGATGACCTGATCGCGATGCGGCAGGGTCTGCTCGATGGCGGGATAACCGATCCGTTCAGCCTGGTGATGGAAAAGGTTCTCAGCCCTACTCGCGCCATCTGCAACGGGCGCGACACGATCCTGCTCGGCACTTATAATTATATGGGCATGACGTTCGATCCGGATGTGGTCGATGCGGGCAAGCAGGCGCTGGCGGATTTCGGCACCGGCACCACCGGCAGCCGTGTGCTCAACGGTACTTATCAGGGCCACAAGGAATGCGAAGACGCGCTCAAGGAATTTTACGGAATGGACCACGCGATGGTCTTTTCCACCGGGTACCAGGCCAATCTGGGGATCATCAGCACGCTTGCGGGCAAAGGTGATTATATTGTCCTCGATATCGATAGCCACGCCAGTATCTGGGATGGTTGCAAGCTGGGCGACGCCGAAATCGTACCGTTCAAGCACAACGATATCGAAGCGATGGAGAAACGCCTCAAGCGCATTCCCGAAGGTGCCGGCAAGCTGGTTATCCTGGAAGGTGTCTATTCCATGCTGGGCGACGTCGCCCCGCTGAAGGAAATGGTGCGCATCGCCAAAGAAAACGGCGCGATGGTGCTGGTGGACGAGGCGCATTCCATGGGCTTCATCGGCGACAACGGACGCGGCGTGGTCGAGGATGCGGGCGTCGAGGACGATGTAGACTTCATCATCGGCACGTTCTCGAAATCCGTCGGTACGGTGGGCGGCTTCTGCGTGTCCAACCATCCGAAATTCGAAATCATGCGGCTGGTCTGTCGGCCGTATGTCTTCACAGCCAGCCTGCCGCCATCGGTTGTCGCCACGGCGGAAGCCAGCATTCGCAAACTGATGCATGGCAGCGAAAAACGCGCGCATCTGTGGGAAAATTCCAAGCGGTTGCACGCCGGGCTGAAAGCGTTGGGGTTCCAATTGGGCACCGATACCCCGCAAAGCGCCATCGTGGCAGTCATCATGCCCGACCTCACGCAAGGCGCGACCATGTGGGAGGCGCTCTTGCATGAAGGGCTCTACGTGAACCTCGCACGCCCACCCGCGACCCCGGCCAACATGACCTTGCTACGCTGCTCGTTATGTGCGGAACATAGCGAAGAGGAAGTCGAAACCATCCTCGGCATGTTCGAACGTGCGGGCAAGATGGTGGGAATTATCTGATCGAATTGCCGCTACGGCATCCTGGTGCAGATCTTTCGGAACATTATCTAAGTGGCCTTCATTGATTATGCATTCGGCCCCGTATTGGGGCGAACCTGCATAACGGAGGCTTGGATGGCTGAAATTCCTGTAGAAAAGAAATCGAGCATGGCGTGGCTATGGTGGCTGTTGCTGCTGCTCGGCATAGCTGCACTGCTGTGGTGGTTGCTTGCAGCCGCAGATAACGACGCTGATGTCGCGACCGTCGATCCGGCCATGGACGAAACGGCAATTACGGAGCCGCTCGATCCGGCTGCCACGGCAGCAACTGCCGGGATGGCTACTTATGCGATCGGCGACAATGTCGATCTGGATGGCGTACGCGTCATCGAAGCGACCGGCGATATGGCCTTTACCATCGATGTGGACGGCGAGCCAATGCTGGTCCTGTTCGATCAACAGCGCACCGCCAACACGGCTACGGAAGGCCGTTTCGACATCAACGCCGGATCGATTGTGGATATCGAGGGCACCGTACGAAGCGCTTCCGATGCGCTACCAACGGGCGTCACCGCCGATATCCCCGCCGGGACCGAAAAATACATCTATGCGACCGAGCTGATGACGGCCGCGGCCCAGGAATAAGGTAAGAACCATGAAACACGATCAACGTTTCGAAACCCTCGAAGCTGCCGGCGACTGGAAAGTCGAACACGGCGAGCAGGATATTCGCGGACGGCCTTTGGTGTCCCCCAACGGCCATACCTATGGCACGATCGACGAGTTGTTGATCGACAAGGATGAAAAGCGCGTTATCGCAATCAGGCTGGACGACGGCCGCCTGGCATCTGTCGAGCCACTTGAAATCCATGACGACAAGGTCGTTTATGGCGAAGCGGCGGAAACATATGCTGCTCGCCATAATGTTACAGGCGAAGTCAGCGAGACGTACTACGTCCGCTATCCCAGGTCGCGGACTAGCTGACGGCCCTTCCAATCGCGCTTCGGCGCTGGACTACGACTTTGTGCGGCCTGCCTACTGTTTCGGTAAGGCAGGCCGCGCAAGTTTCGGTTTATAGAAAATATCACCACAAGAACGTTGCTTTCAGCGTCAGATCCTGTGTGTGAAGGAGAATAAATATGAAGACGACCAACACAGGCAGCGCGAAATATGATGGCCTTGGCAAGGCTGGCAAGGGCCATGTTTCGACGGGATCGGGCGCGCTCGATAACCAGCCATACGGGTTTAATACGCGGTTCGAAGATGCGGCAGGCACCAATCCCGAAGAACTGATCGCGGCCGCTCATGCCAGCTGCTTCACCATGGCTTTAAGCTTTCAGCTGGGCGATGCCGGGTATGACAAGGGCACTCTCGAAACTTCGTGCGAAGTCACGTTGGAGAAGGATGGCGACGGGTTCACTGTGACCCGGTCCGCCCTGACCCTGAACGGCGACGTGCAAGAGGTCGACCGCGCGAAGTTCGAGGAACTGGCAAACAAGGCGAAAGAGAATTGCCCGATTTCCAAATTGCTCGACACATCGATTACGCTCGATATCCGTTAAGCCCCGGTATTCGATGGGCAGGGCACTTTCGATCCAGAGTAGAACCGGGACACGGCCGGGCGGGCGCGATCCCGCCCGGTCTTTTTTCAGAGCGTATCGATCGTCGCCGCTTCGCAGCCCGTCAGGGGTTCGCCGTTTGCGCTGTCATCGCCGCCCAGTTGCGTAACAGCCAGAATGCCGCCGACGATCAGAACCGCGAACACTGTTGTCAGCAACCCGAGATACTTATCGATCACGCGTTTGATCGGCGCACCGAAAACGCGGAACAGAACACCGACCGTCATGAAGATCATCGCACGCCCCACGATGCTGGCGACAATGAACGTGACAAGGTTCATCTCGATGAAGCCGGCCGTAATCGTGAGCAATTTGTAGGGCACCGGCGTCATCGCAGCAAAGATCACCGCTTCAGCCCCGAACTCCCGCAAGGTGCACGCCGCCACGGGAAACGCATCGGTCAGACCGAGCCCGGCAATAAGCTGCTGCCCGATAGAGGCATAAAGCCCCCAGCCAATGGCATAGCCGACCAGCGCGCCAAGGACCGAAGACACAGTCGCAATCAACGCAAACCGGATCGCCTTGCCCGGTTCGGCAAGGCACATCAGGCCGAGCAGCGGATGCGGGGGGATCGGGAATACACTCGATTCGAGGAAGCAGAAAAACGCCAGCCACCATTCGGCGTGCGGATGCGCTGCCTTGTCCAGAACCCAATTGTACAGACTACGCAGCATGGCGTTGCTCCCGACGCCGCGACCATGCGGGCTTTGCGAGCCGTTTAGGCAATCGCACGCGCGTACGCAAACATCCTATTATAACCTATTTGGCACTTTTGTATTGACATCGTCACACTGTTTGGTTAGAGAAACGGAACATCGCGATAGACCGAGTCGGACGGGACGC of the Alteripontixanthobacter maritimus genome contains:
- a CDS encoding acyl carrier protein, translated to MDRSLVDIKIRELIAPFNKKDVIVKDETTFAGDLEFDSLTVMDFVAAIEDEFDIIISMNQQAEIENFGQLVDAVAKMQAAA
- the spt gene encoding serine palmitoyltransferase, with protein sequence MSEGIMQADKPDTVVGGETDLFSKFDDLIAMRQGLLDGGITDPFSLVMEKVLSPTRAICNGRDTILLGTYNYMGMTFDPDVVDAGKQALADFGTGTTGSRVLNGTYQGHKECEDALKEFYGMDHAMVFSTGYQANLGIISTLAGKGDYIVLDIDSHASIWDGCKLGDAEIVPFKHNDIEAMEKRLKRIPEGAGKLVILEGVYSMLGDVAPLKEMVRIAKENGAMVLVDEAHSMGFIGDNGRGVVEDAGVEDDVDFIIGTFSKSVGTVGGFCVSNHPKFEIMRLVCRPYVFTASLPPSVVATAEASIRKLMHGSEKRAHLWENSKRLHAGLKALGFQLGTDTPQSAIVAVIMPDLTQGATMWEALLHEGLYVNLARPPATPANMTLLRCSLCAEHSEEEVETILGMFERAGKMVGII
- a CDS encoding PRC-barrel domain-containing protein → MKHDQRFETLEAAGDWKVEHGEQDIRGRPLVSPNGHTYGTIDELLIDKDEKRVIAIRLDDGRLASVEPLEIHDDKVVYGEAAETYAARHNVTGEVSETYYVRYPRSRTS
- a CDS encoding OsmC family protein, giving the protein MKTTNTGSAKYDGLGKAGKGHVSTGSGALDNQPYGFNTRFEDAAGTNPEELIAAAHASCFTMALSFQLGDAGYDKGTLETSCEVTLEKDGDGFTVTRSALTLNGDVQEVDRAKFEELANKAKENCPISKLLDTSITLDIR
- a CDS encoding YqaA family protein, encoding MLRSLYNWVLDKAAHPHAEWWLAFFCFLESSVFPIPPHPLLGLMCLAEPGKAIRFALIATVSSVLGALVGYAIGWGLYASIGQQLIAGLGLTDAFPVAACTLREFGAEAVIFAAMTPVPYKLLTITAGFIEMNLVTFIVASIVGRAMIFMTVGVLFRVFGAPIKRVIDKYLGLLTTVFAVLIVGGILAVTQLGGDDSANGEPLTGCEAATIDTL